A stretch of the Aquipuribacter sp. SD81 genome encodes the following:
- a CDS encoding DUF1844 domain-containing protein, with the protein MSDSSPTSTPGPGQALPGPAVGDAAPGVPGAVEAVRDIADVPAVEVVTTAAVHLMSAAAVKCGLVDPADLEGAVGEDGRPLRPEDLKDLAEARSLITALAGLVTAAAPEVGSQHARALRDGLRSLQLAFREASIVQDEPGQGPGERLTGPVSARRGPSAAS; encoded by the coding sequence GTGAGTGATTCCTCCCCGACGTCAACGCCCGGTCCCGGCCAGGCTCTTCCCGGCCCGGCGGTCGGCGACGCCGCCCCGGGCGTCCCCGGGGCGGTCGAGGCGGTGCGCGACATCGCCGACGTCCCGGCGGTGGAGGTCGTGACCACGGCCGCGGTCCACCTCATGAGCGCGGCCGCGGTCAAGTGCGGCCTCGTGGACCCCGCGGACCTCGAGGGGGCGGTCGGTGAGGACGGCCGACCGCTGCGGCCGGAGGACCTCAAGGACCTCGCGGAGGCCCGCTCGCTCATCACCGCGCTCGCGGGCCTCGTCACCGCCGCCGCCCCGGAGGTCGGCTCGCAGCACGCCCGCGCCCTGCGCGACGGGCTGCGGTCCCTGCAGCTGGCGTTCCGGGAGGCCTCGATCGTGCAGGACGAGCCCGGGCAGGGCCCCGGCGAGCGGCTGACGGGTCCCGTCAGCGCCCGGCGGGGGCCGAGCGCGGCGTCCTGA
- the infC gene encoding translation initiation factor IF-3: MRVPEVRLVGPNGEQVGIVRIEQAMKLATESELDLVEVAPDARPPVVKLMDFGKFKYESAMKERAARKNQANTVLKEIRYRLKIDDHDYATKTGHVTRFLKAGDKVKVMIMFRGREQSRPEMGLRLLQRVAADVEDLGSVESSPRVDGRNMVMVIGPHKKKAEVKGEQKAAKQAEKDAAAAAAAADGSATTA; encoded by the coding sequence ATCCGCGTCCCCGAGGTCCGTCTCGTCGGCCCCAACGGCGAGCAGGTCGGCATCGTGCGCATCGAACAGGCCATGAAGCTCGCGACGGAGTCCGAGCTCGACCTGGTCGAGGTCGCCCCCGACGCCCGCCCGCCCGTCGTCAAGCTCATGGACTTCGGCAAGTTCAAGTACGAGTCGGCCATGAAGGAGCGTGCGGCCCGCAAGAACCAGGCCAACACGGTCCTCAAGGAGATCCGCTACCGCCTCAAGATCGACGACCACGACTACGCCACCAAGACCGGGCACGTCACCCGGTTCCTCAAGGCCGGCGACAAGGTCAAGGTCATGATCATGTTCCGCGGTCGCGAGCAGTCCCGCCCCGAGATGGGTCTGCGCCTCCTGCAGCGGGTCGCGGCGGACGTCGAGGACCTCGGGTCCGTCGAGTCCTCGCCCCGGGTCGACGGACGCAACATGGTCATGGTGATCGGGCCGCACAAGAAGAAGGCCGAGGTCAAGGGCGAGCAGAAGGCGGCCAAGCAGGCCGAGAAGGACGCGGCGGCAGCTGCGGCCGCGGCCGACGGGTCCGCCACCACCGCCTGA
- the rpmI gene encoding 50S ribosomal protein L35 translates to MPKQKTHSGAKKRFKVTGSGKIMREQSNNQHLFEGKSSRRKRRLAVDRELSKADTKTARRLLGI, encoded by the coding sequence GTGCCGAAGCAGAAGACGCACTCCGGCGCGAAGAAGCGCTTCAAGGTGACGGGCTCGGGCAAGATCATGCGCGAGCAGTCCAACAACCAGCACCTGTTCGAGGGGAAGAGCAGCCGGCGCAAGCGCCGCCTCGCCGTCGACCGCGAGCTGTCCAAGGCCGACACGAAGACCGCGCGCAGGCTGCTCGGCATCTGA
- the rplT gene encoding 50S ribosomal protein L20: MARVKRAVNAHKKRREVLEQASGYRGQRSRLYRKAKEQILHSGVYSYRDRKARKGDFRRLWIQRVNAAARANGMTYNRFIQGLKIAGVDVDRRMLAELAVNDEAAFAALVQTAKAAVPATTATGDAA; this comes from the coding sequence ATGGCACGTGTGAAGCGGGCGGTCAACGCCCACAAGAAGCGTCGCGAGGTCCTCGAGCAGGCCAGCGGCTACCGCGGTCAGCGCTCGCGGCTGTACCGCAAGGCCAAGGAGCAGATCCTCCACTCCGGCGTCTACTCCTACCGCGACCGCAAGGCGCGCAAGGGCGACTTCCGCCGGCTGTGGATCCAGCGCGTCAACGCCGCGGCCCGCGCCAACGGCATGACGTACAACCGCTTCATCCAGGGCCTCAAGATCGCCGGCGTCGACGTCGACCGTCGCATGCTCGCCGAGCTCGCGGTGAACGACGAGGCCGCGTTCGCCGCCCTCGTGCAGACCGCGAAGGCCGCCGTGCCGGCGACCACCGCCACCGGCGACGCCGCCTGA
- a CDS encoding TrmH family RNA methyltransferase, with protein sequence MTERPEAPELTNPRTDQVRKVARLSGRSARRAAGRFLVEGHGPVTELLAAAADPGSRVRVAVDVLYAGPDADPAYAAAARRAGVPVRTATAEVMAAMADAVTPQPVLAVARHVDVDLAALLADGPRTLAVLAQVRDPGNAGTVVRAADASGADGVVLTSGSVDVHAPKVVRSTAGSLVHVPVVVDVPYADVVAACRAAGVRTLATAADGALDLDDLQDEALGGGGALLAPHAWVLGNEAWGLPPADAALADATVRVPIAGRAESLNLAMAATVCLYASARARRPR encoded by the coding sequence GTGACCGAGCGCCCGGAGGCGCCGGAGCTCACCAACCCGCGCACCGACCAGGTGCGCAAGGTGGCCCGGCTCTCCGGGCGCTCGGCGCGTCGGGCGGCGGGTCGCTTCCTCGTCGAGGGGCACGGCCCGGTCACCGAGCTGCTCGCCGCGGCCGCCGACCCGGGCTCCCGGGTCCGGGTCGCCGTCGACGTGCTGTACGCCGGGCCCGACGCCGACCCGGCCTACGCCGCGGCCGCCCGGCGGGCCGGGGTGCCGGTCCGCACGGCGACCGCGGAGGTCATGGCCGCCATGGCCGACGCGGTCACCCCGCAGCCCGTGCTGGCCGTCGCCCGTCACGTCGACGTCGACCTCGCCGCGCTGCTCGCCGACGGCCCCCGCACCCTCGCGGTCCTCGCGCAGGTGCGCGACCCCGGCAACGCGGGGACGGTCGTGCGCGCGGCCGACGCGTCCGGCGCGGACGGCGTGGTCCTCACGAGCGGCTCGGTCGACGTGCACGCCCCGAAGGTCGTCCGCAGCACCGCCGGCAGCCTCGTGCACGTCCCCGTCGTCGTCGACGTGCCGTACGCCGACGTTGTCGCGGCGTGCCGCGCCGCCGGGGTGAGGACCCTCGCGACCGCCGCCGACGGCGCGCTCGACCTCGACGACCTGCAGGACGAGGCGCTCGGCGGCGGCGGCGCGCTGCTCGCCCCGCACGCGTGGGTCCTCGGCAACGAGGCGTGGGGGCTGCCCCCGGCCGACGCGGCGCTCGCCGACGCGACGGTGCGCGTGCCCATCGCCGGGCGCGCGGAGAGCCTCAACCTCGCCATGGCCGCCACGGTGTGCCTGTACGCGAGCGCGCGGGCCCGCCGCCCGCGCTGA
- the pheS gene encoding phenylalanine--tRNA ligase subunit alpha has translation MPAEQSPDVPDEPTEASVAAAEQAALEAFAAAGDLEALKAARLAHAGDKSPLALANRAIGQLPPDRKAGAGKLVGQARGRVGQALAERQAALEAERDARILREEAVDVTLPTGRGLVGAAHPLTSLMDRISDVFVAMGWEVAEGPEVETEWYNFDALNFDADHPARQMQDTFYVAPEGSNLVLRTHTSPVQARALIDRGVPVYVVVPGRTFRTDELDATHTPVFHQVEGLAVDEGLTMADLKGTLTHFARAMFGDAVTTRLRPSYFPFTEPSAEVDLRCFVCAARTGTVDPGCRTCGGTGWIEWGGCGMVNPNVLVACGVDPERYSGFAFGMGVERTLMFRNGVADMRDMVEGDVRFARQLGGSL, from the coding sequence GTGCCAGCCGAGCAGAGCCCCGACGTGCCCGACGAGCCGACGGAGGCCTCCGTCGCCGCCGCGGAGCAGGCGGCTCTTGAGGCCTTCGCCGCCGCCGGCGACCTCGAGGCGCTCAAGGCGGCCCGTCTCGCGCACGCGGGCGACAAGTCTCCGCTCGCGCTCGCCAACCGGGCGATCGGGCAGCTGCCGCCGGACCGCAAGGCGGGCGCCGGGAAGCTCGTCGGGCAGGCCCGCGGTCGCGTCGGCCAGGCGCTCGCGGAGCGCCAGGCGGCGCTGGAGGCCGAGCGCGACGCGCGCATCCTGCGCGAGGAGGCCGTCGACGTCACCCTGCCGACCGGTCGCGGGCTCGTCGGGGCCGCGCACCCGCTCACCTCGCTCATGGACCGCATCTCCGACGTCTTCGTCGCCATGGGGTGGGAGGTCGCCGAGGGCCCCGAGGTCGAGACCGAGTGGTACAACTTCGACGCCCTGAACTTCGACGCCGACCACCCCGCGCGGCAGATGCAGGACACCTTCTACGTCGCGCCCGAGGGGTCGAACCTCGTCCTGCGGACCCACACGAGCCCCGTGCAGGCGCGGGCGCTCATCGACCGCGGGGTGCCCGTCTACGTGGTCGTGCCCGGCCGCACCTTCCGCACCGACGAGCTCGACGCCACCCACACCCCCGTGTTCCACCAGGTCGAGGGGCTCGCCGTCGACGAGGGCCTCACGATGGCCGACCTCAAGGGCACGCTCACGCACTTCGCGCGGGCGATGTTCGGTGACGCCGTCACCACGCGGCTGCGGCCCTCGTACTTCCCCTTCACCGAACCGAGCGCCGAGGTCGACCTGCGCTGCTTCGTCTGCGCGGCCCGGACCGGGACGGTCGACCCCGGCTGCCGCACGTGCGGCGGGACGGGCTGGATCGAGTGGGGCGGCTGCGGCATGGTCAACCCGAACGTCCTCGTCGCGTGCGGGGTCGACCCCGAGCGCTACTCCGGCTTCGCCTTCGGCATGGGGGTCGAGCGCACGCTCATGTTCCGCAACGGCGTCGCGGACATGCGCGACATGGTCGAGGGCGACGTCCGCTTCGCCCGCCAGCTGGGAGGGTCCCTCTGA
- the pheT gene encoding phenylalanine--tRNA ligase subunit beta: protein MRVPLPWLGEHVRLPEGASAAEVAADLVRVGLEEEGVHGGDVTGPLVVGRVLSAEPEPQKNGKTINWCSVDVGAHGPDGPDGPTREPRGIVCGAHNFGPGDLVVVALPGAVLPGPFPIASRRTYGHVSDGMICSARELGLGEDHDGILVLTRLGVDLDGVEPGHDAVELLGLRQETVEVNVTPDRGYCLSVRGVAREYAHATGAAFRDPVDDLVPPAATEAGWPVRLADDAPLRGRAGCDRFVARVVRGIDPTAPTPFWLQRRLVQAGMRPISLAVDVTNYVMLALGQPLHAYDAALLSGPVVVRRARAGERLTTLDGVDRALDPEDLLITDSGDGSYGAEGSRVLGLAGVMGGADTEVSGATRDVLLEAAHFDAVSTGRTARRHRLASEASRRFERGVDPLLAPAAAELAVRLLTEHGGGTPDPAWTDLRELPEPTVVSLDPTYPERLVGVAYSADEVVATLEQVGCTVERWWTELTGTPRRETLAVTPPSWRPDLTGPADLVEEVARLRGYADIPERVPTPPPGAGLTAAQRAVRRVREHLVSRGLVEVLSYPFVSAASHDALGLPEDDPRRRALRLLNPLSDEQPEMRTNVLATLLDTASRNLGRGEGDLAVFEVGAVVRPSAEPVSAGVPGVAQRPSATELAALDAAVPSQPRHLAAVLAGAAEPAGWQGPGRAAAWDDAVDVARQAVAAAGTTLTVRPAEQAPWHPGRCAELLVTAGGPDPRPAVVGHAGELHPRVCQALGLPARTCAVELDLDAVLDAALDAGADRVVQAQPLSRHPLAKEDLALVAALDVPAAAVEAALVAGAGDLLEGIRLFDVYTGPQVAEGHRSLAYALRFRAPDRTLTAEEVTAARDGALRAAEAVGARLRS, encoded by the coding sequence ATGCGCGTCCCGCTGCCGTGGCTCGGCGAGCACGTGAGGCTGCCCGAGGGTGCGAGCGCCGCCGAGGTCGCCGCCGACCTCGTCCGCGTCGGGCTGGAGGAGGAGGGCGTGCACGGCGGCGACGTCACCGGTCCGCTCGTCGTCGGCCGGGTCCTGTCCGCCGAGCCCGAGCCGCAGAAGAACGGCAAGACGATCAACTGGTGCTCCGTCGACGTCGGCGCGCACGGCCCGGACGGGCCGGACGGTCCGACGCGCGAGCCGCGCGGGATCGTGTGCGGCGCGCACAACTTCGGCCCCGGCGACCTCGTCGTCGTCGCGCTGCCGGGCGCCGTGCTGCCCGGGCCGTTCCCCATCGCCTCCCGGCGCACGTACGGTCACGTGTCCGACGGCATGATCTGCTCCGCGCGCGAGCTCGGCCTCGGGGAGGACCACGACGGGATCCTCGTGCTCACCCGGCTCGGGGTCGACCTCGACGGCGTCGAGCCCGGTCACGACGCGGTCGAGCTGCTCGGACTCAGGCAGGAGACCGTCGAGGTCAACGTCACCCCCGACCGCGGGTACTGCCTGAGCGTGCGCGGCGTGGCCCGCGAGTACGCCCACGCGACGGGTGCCGCGTTCCGCGACCCCGTCGACGACCTCGTCCCGCCCGCCGCGACGGAGGCCGGGTGGCCGGTGCGGCTCGCCGACGACGCCCCGCTGCGGGGCCGCGCGGGCTGCGACCGGTTCGTCGCCCGGGTAGTGCGGGGCATCGACCCGACCGCCCCCACCCCGTTCTGGCTGCAGCGCCGGCTCGTGCAGGCGGGCATGCGGCCCATCAGCCTCGCGGTCGACGTCACGAACTACGTCATGCTCGCCCTCGGCCAGCCGCTGCACGCCTACGACGCCGCGCTGCTGTCCGGGCCCGTCGTCGTGCGGCGCGCACGGGCCGGCGAGCGGCTCACCACCCTCGACGGCGTCGACCGCGCGCTCGACCCCGAGGACCTCCTCATCACCGACAGCGGCGACGGCTCCTACGGCGCCGAGGGCTCCCGGGTCCTCGGTCTCGCGGGCGTCATGGGCGGGGCCGACACCGAGGTGTCCGGCGCGACCCGCGACGTGCTGCTCGAGGCCGCGCACTTCGACGCGGTCAGCACGGGGCGCACGGCCCGGCGCCACCGGCTGGCGAGCGAGGCGAGCCGCCGCTTCGAGCGCGGGGTCGACCCGCTGCTCGCGCCGGCGGCGGCGGAGCTCGCCGTGCGGCTGCTCACCGAGCACGGGGGCGGCACGCCGGACCCGGCGTGGACCGACCTCCGCGAGCTGCCCGAGCCCACGGTGGTGTCCCTCGACCCGACGTACCCGGAGCGCCTCGTCGGCGTGGCGTACAGCGCCGACGAGGTCGTCGCCACGCTCGAGCAGGTCGGCTGCACCGTCGAGCGGTGGTGGACCGAGCTCACGGGCACACCCCGACGGGAGACCCTCGCCGTCACGCCGCCGTCCTGGCGGCCGGACCTCACCGGACCCGCCGACCTCGTCGAGGAGGTGGCGCGCCTGCGTGGCTACGCCGACATCCCCGAGCGCGTGCCCACCCCGCCGCCCGGCGCGGGCCTCACCGCGGCGCAGCGGGCGGTCCGCCGCGTCCGCGAGCACCTCGTGAGCCGCGGCCTCGTGGAGGTCCTGTCGTACCCGTTCGTCTCGGCCGCCTCCCACGACGCGCTCGGGCTGCCCGAGGACGACCCCCGACGCCGCGCGCTGCGCCTGCTCAACCCGCTGAGCGACGAGCAGCCGGAGATGCGCACGAACGTGCTCGCCACGCTGCTCGACACGGCGTCCCGCAACCTCGGTCGCGGGGAGGGCGACCTCGCGGTGTTCGAGGTCGGCGCGGTCGTGCGGCCGTCGGCCGAGCCCGTCAGCGCAGGCGTCCCCGGGGTCGCGCAGCGGCCCTCGGCGACCGAGCTCGCGGCGCTCGACGCCGCCGTGCCGTCGCAGCCCCGCCACCTCGCGGCCGTCCTCGCCGGCGCCGCAGAACCCGCCGGCTGGCAGGGACCGGGCCGGGCCGCCGCGTGGGACGACGCCGTCGACGTGGCGCGGCAGGCGGTCGCGGCGGCGGGTACGACGCTGACCGTGCGTCCTGCCGAGCAGGCGCCGTGGCACCCGGGGCGCTGCGCGGAGCTGCTCGTCACCGCCGGCGGTCCGGACCCTCGGCCGGCCGTGGTCGGCCACGCCGGCGAGCTGCACCCACGGGTCTGCCAGGCGCTCGGCCTGCCCGCCCGCACGTGCGCCGTCGAGCTCGACCTCGACGCCGTCCTCGACGCGGCGCTCGACGCCGGCGCCGACCGGGTGGTGCAGGCGCAGCCGCTGTCGCGCCACCCCCTCGCCAAGGAGGACCTCGCGCTCGTGGCGGCGCTCGACGTGCCCGCGGCCGCGGTCGAGGCGGCCCTGGTCGCCGGGGCCGGCGACCTGCTGGAGGGCATCCGCCTCTTCGACGTCTACACGGGTCCGCAGGTCGCGGAGGGGCACCGCTCGCTGGCGTACGCGCTGCGCTTCCGCGCCCCGGACCGGACCCTGACGGCCGAGGAGGTCACGGCGGCCCGCGACGGCGCGCTGCGCGCCGCGGAGGCGGTCGGGGCCAGGCTGCGCTCCTGA
- a CDS encoding DinB family protein: MRAVDVAGADIDAPWLLDGESRLLVNGVDVAPFVDAALDRRFPGRGARRAPDPAGLRQAWAAVERTWAATLARAAAMPPGTVDARVDGEWSLAETLRHLVMATDTWLRGAVLRVPQPYSPVGLPNAEYATDGYDLAVFSESHPAWDRVLEVRADRVAAVRTFLADATPELLEEERANPWAPGHPESVRSCLHTVLEEEWEHHRFAVRDLDALAAGRA; the protein is encoded by the coding sequence ATGCGCGCCGTCGACGTCGCCGGCGCCGACATCGACGCCCCGTGGCTGCTGGACGGTGAGAGCCGGCTGCTCGTCAACGGCGTCGACGTGGCGCCGTTCGTCGACGCCGCGCTCGACCGCCGCTTCCCCGGCCGCGGCGCCCGCAGGGCACCGGACCCGGCGGGGCTCCGGCAGGCGTGGGCCGCCGTGGAGCGGACCTGGGCGGCGACCCTGGCCCGCGCCGCCGCCATGCCGCCGGGCACCGTGGACGCCCGGGTGGACGGCGAGTGGTCGCTCGCCGAGACGCTCCGGCACCTGGTGATGGCGACGGACACGTGGCTGCGCGGAGCGGTCCTGCGGGTCCCGCAGCCCTACTCCCCCGTGGGGCTGCCGAACGCCGAGTACGCGACGGACGGCTACGACCTCGCCGTCTTCTCCGAGTCGCACCCCGCCTGGGACCGCGTGCTCGAGGTCCGCGCGGACCGCGTCGCCGCGGTGCGCACGTTCCTCGCCGACGCGACCCCGGAGCTGCTCGAGGAGGAGCGCGCCAACCCGTGGGCCCCGGGACACCCGGAGAGCGTCCGCTCGTGCCTGCACACGGTGCTGGAGGAGGAGTGGGAGCACCACCGCTTCGCGGTGCGCGACCTCGACGCGCTCGCGGCCGGCCGCGCCTGA
- a CDS encoding MFS transporter, which translates to MTASRRPGDGVVTAPGSDDAGGLRPGAPGLRRASLALFLAGVATFAAIWSTQPLLPTLAGSFGVTPGQAALSVSGATLALGLGLLVAGPLSDVRGRTWLVHASLLLSGLAGLACAAAWSWESLLALRTLQGLALAGLPAVATAYLREEVHRSAAAGAIGLYVGGTALGGMSGRLLAAPLAELGGWRAALAGTAVLVLACAALVRRLLPPSRRFVPLRAHPRAVASQLLRQVRDPVLVGLFAVGGLLMGAFVAVFNGLSFRLESPEFGLSTAAAGLVFATYALGSLSSALAGHASARLGARPVLPLAVLLAGGGVAVTLAPSLPVVVAGTALMVVGFFAAHGVASGWVAARASLGAGGAGQAASLYLLAYYSGASVAGAAAGAAWARSAWPGVVLLSGVLVASALLVALALARTRRLPLPAAVAAQA; encoded by the coding sequence GTGACGGCGTCCCGGCGGCCCGGCGACGGCGTCGTGACGGCCCCGGGGTCCGACGACGCCGGTGGTCTCCGTCCCGGCGCTCCCGGGCTGCGGCGCGCCTCCCTCGCCCTGTTCCTCGCCGGCGTGGCGACCTTCGCCGCCATCTGGTCGACCCAGCCGCTCCTGCCGACGCTGGCCGGGTCCTTCGGCGTCACACCGGGGCAGGCGGCCCTCAGCGTGTCGGGCGCGACCCTGGCGCTCGGGCTCGGGCTCCTGGTGGCGGGACCGCTCAGCGACGTGCGGGGACGCACGTGGCTGGTCCACGCCTCCCTGCTGCTGTCCGGCCTGGCGGGCCTGGCGTGCGCCGCGGCGTGGTCCTGGGAGTCGCTGCTCGCCCTGCGCACGCTGCAGGGGCTCGCCCTCGCCGGGCTCCCGGCCGTGGCCACCGCCTACCTGCGCGAGGAGGTCCACCGCAGCGCGGCGGCCGGCGCCATCGGGCTCTACGTCGGCGGCACGGCCCTCGGCGGCATGTCCGGCCGCCTGCTCGCCGCGCCCCTGGCCGAGCTCGGCGGCTGGCGGGCGGCCCTGGCGGGGACCGCCGTCCTGGTGCTCGCGTGCGCGGCGCTCGTCCGCCGCCTCCTCCCGCCGTCGCGGCGGTTCGTGCCGCTGCGGGCCCACCCGCGCGCGGTCGCGTCGCAGCTGCTGCGCCAGGTGCGGGACCCGGTGCTCGTGGGCCTGTTCGCGGTCGGCGGGCTGCTGATGGGCGCCTTCGTCGCGGTGTTCAACGGGTTGTCGTTCCGGCTGGAGTCCCCCGAGTTCGGGCTGTCGACGGCCGCGGCGGGGCTCGTGTTCGCCACGTACGCCCTCGGCAGCCTCTCCTCGGCCCTGGCCGGGCACGCGAGTGCACGCCTCGGGGCCAGACCGGTGCTGCCGCTCGCGGTGCTCCTCGCCGGTGGCGGGGTCGCCGTCACCCTCGCCCCCTCCCTGCCGGTGGTGGTGGCCGGGACCGCGCTCATGGTCGTCGGCTTCTTCGCCGCCCACGGCGTCGCGTCGGGCTGGGTGGCCGCGCGCGCGTCGCTGGGCGCCGGCGGAGCCGGGCAGGCGGCGTCGCTGTACCTCCTCGCCTACTACTCGGGGGCCTCCGTCGCCGGGGCGGCCGCCGGGGCCGCCTGGGCCCGCAGCGCGTGGCCGGGCGTCGTCCTGCTGTCCGGCGTCCTCGTGGCGTCCGCGCTGCTGGTCGCCCTGGCGCTCGCCCGCACGCGCAGGCTGCCGCTGCCGGCGGCCGTGGCGGCCCAGGCCTAG
- a CDS encoding GNAT family N-acetyltransferase has product MLTWDEVYPLRGLRLRAGDDLELRWLDDDLLLQLASLAHDGIHDPSWTPFTGAWADAGPLERARSVVQWAWGRRAGTAPGDWWLQLAVLRDGVAVGLQDVGARDFAVRREVTTGSWLGRRHQGRGTGTRMRLAVLSLAFDHLGATTATTEAWKDNAASNAVTRRVGYVLDGEEVAVTRGERREGWRYRLTAERWAALGHPRVTVEGLTDAVRETLGAPVDA; this is encoded by the coding sequence GTGCTCACCTGGGACGAGGTGTACCCGCTGCGCGGGCTGCGGCTGCGGGCCGGTGACGACCTCGAGCTCCGCTGGCTCGACGACGACCTCCTCCTGCAGCTCGCGTCCCTGGCCCACGACGGCATCCACGACCCGTCGTGGACCCCGTTCACCGGCGCGTGGGCCGACGCCGGACCGCTGGAGCGGGCGCGCAGCGTCGTGCAGTGGGCGTGGGGCCGGCGCGCCGGCACCGCACCCGGTGACTGGTGGCTGCAGCTGGCCGTGCTGCGCGACGGGGTGGCGGTCGGCCTGCAGGACGTCGGGGCCCGCGACTTCGCCGTCCGTCGCGAGGTGACGACGGGCTCGTGGCTCGGCCGGCGGCACCAGGGCAGGGGGACCGGCACGCGCATGCGCCTGGCGGTCCTGTCCCTCGCCTTCGACCACCTGGGGGCCACGACGGCGACGACCGAGGCGTGGAAGGACAACGCCGCGAGCAACGCCGTCACGCGGCGGGTCGGCTACGTCCTCGACGGCGAGGAGGTCGCGGTCACCCGTGGGGAGCGCCGCGAGGGGTGGCGCTACCGGCTGACGGCCGAGCGCTGGGCCGCGCTCGGGCACCCGCGCGTGACGGTCGAGGGACTCACCGACGCCGTCCGCGAGACGCTCGGAGCGCCCGTCGACGCCTGA
- the argC gene encoding N-acetyl-gamma-glutamyl-phosphate reductase, translating to MTYTVAVAGASGYAGGELLRLLLAHPELEVGALTAASSAGTDVVDHHPHLPSLAGRVLEPTGAAALAGHDVVALALPHGHSAVVAEQLGPDVLVVDLAADHRLTDPAAWQAFYDGPHAGAWPYALPELVHADGTRQRHRLPGVDARAPRRLAVPGCYPTAVSLALAPGLAAGLLEPDDLVVVAASGTSGAGRAAKPHLSGSEVMGSMSPYGVGGVHRHTPEVEQNLALAAGRPVTVSFTPTLAPMPRGILATCTARAVPGTTHAQVREAWADTYVAEPFVHLLPEGRWPRTADTLGANTVHLQVALDERAGRVVVVAAVDNLTKGTAGAAVQATNLALDLPETVGLATAGLAP from the coding sequence ATGACGTATACGGTCGCGGTCGCCGGTGCGAGCGGGTACGCCGGTGGGGAGCTGCTCCGCCTGCTCCTCGCCCACCCCGAGCTGGAGGTCGGGGCGCTGACCGCGGCCTCGAGCGCCGGGACGGACGTCGTCGACCACCACCCGCACCTGCCCTCCCTCGCCGGGCGGGTGCTCGAGCCCACGGGGGCCGCGGCGCTCGCCGGGCACGACGTCGTCGCCCTCGCGCTGCCGCACGGGCACTCGGCCGTGGTCGCGGAGCAGCTGGGTCCGGACGTCCTCGTCGTCGACCTCGCCGCCGACCACCGCCTCACCGACCCGGCGGCGTGGCAGGCGTTCTACGACGGGCCGCACGCGGGCGCCTGGCCCTACGCCCTGCCCGAGCTCGTGCACGCCGACGGCACCCGCCAGCGGCACCGCCTGCCCGGGGTGGACGCCCGCGCCCCGCGCCGCCTCGCCGTGCCCGGCTGCTACCCCACGGCGGTCAGCCTCGCCCTCGCCCCAGGGCTCGCCGCCGGGCTGCTGGAGCCCGACGACCTCGTGGTGGTCGCCGCGAGCGGGACGAGCGGGGCGGGCAGGGCCGCGAAGCCGCACCTGTCGGGCAGCGAGGTGATGGGGTCGATGAGCCCCTACGGCGTCGGGGGCGTCCACCGCCACACCCCGGAGGTCGAGCAGAACCTCGCGCTGGCGGCGGGTCGCCCCGTCACCGTCTCGTTCACGCCGACGCTCGCTCCGATGCCGCGCGGCATCCTCGCGACGTGCACCGCGCGCGCCGTGCCGGGCACCACGCACGCCCAGGTCCGAGAGGCGTGGGCGGACACGTACGTCGCCGAGCCGTTCGTCCACCTGCTGCCCGAGGGCCGCTGGCCCCGGACCGCCGACACGCTGGGAGCCAACACCGTGCACCTGCAGGTCGCCCTCGACGAGCGGGCGGGCCGCGTCGTCGTCGTCGCCGCCGTCGACAACCTCACCAAGGGCACCGCCGGGGCCGCCGTGCAGGCGACGAACCTCGCGCTCGACCTGCCGGAGACCGTTGGCCTCGCGACGGCGGGACTGGCCCCGTGA